The Candidatus Eremiobacterota bacterium genomic interval ACCGTACGCGCTGTGAAAGCCGTTGTCGGCAATCGTGTACTGCGCGGCGAGCTGGCCTTCGGGCATGTTGGTCGCGTCGAAGGTGCTGAACAGCAGACCCGGGTTGTCGCTCCAGGTCATGAACTTGTCCATCTTCCCGCCGTCGATCTGCGACTGCTCCTGGTAGAAGCGGTGCACGATGTCGCCGGTAAGCTGTGAGGGCTGGATGTAGTTGATCGCGGGGTAGGGACCGACCGGCTTGCCCGCGACGGCGGCGAAATCCGGGTCGGGCGCGCCGTTGATCAGCGGTTGCGGGAGCGTGGTGATCGGCGCGCTCGTCACCTTGTCGATCTGCGGAATCGCCGCCGACCCGTTTGCGAGGCCGTTGGCGCCCGGGAAGCTGCCGTAGAGCGCATCGAAGCTCCAGTTCTCCTGGTAGATCACGACGACGTTCTTGATGTTGCTTTGCAGCACTTGCGTCGGCGTCGGCGAGGGCGTCGCGGTCGGGACGGGCGTCGGCGTTGCGACCGGTCCGGTCGGCGTCGAGCCGCCGCCGGAGGAGTTGCAGGCCGCAAGACCGAGCGTGATCGCCGCGGCGGCGAGGCGGCGTGTGGTACGGACGAAGAAGCCCACTGTGCGTAGATACCTCCAGCGTGCGCGCGAGTCGGTGAAACGAGCGTAGCGTGCGCGGCGATCTCAAAGGATCGCTGAAGGCTGGATTAACCTGCGTTTATTGTCCGAACGTGCCGGAGAACGGGTCGGCCGCGGCGTCCCGGGACCCGAGCGGCTTCAGGCTGTAGACCTTTTCGACGAACGCGAGGATCGAGACGGTCTCGTATTGCTTGTGGTCGACGCTCCCGGAGCGCATCCGCGAGGAGATCAAGATGAACGGGACGCGCGTTCCCGGTCCCCAGCGGTCGACCACGGGCGGCGCGACGTGGTCCCAGCGCCCACCGTTCTCGTCGTAGCTGATGATGATCGCCGCGTCGTTCCAGTAGCGACTGGCCCTGATCGCCGCGACGAGATCCGCGACGTGCTGCTGCCCGGCGACCAGCGTAGCGTATCCCGGGTGCTCGTTGTTCGCGCCGATCGGCTTGACGAACGAGACGTCGGGAAGCGTTCCGCCGTTCAGATCGGCCAGGAAGTCGGACTCGTCTCGCAAGTGCGCTGCCCGGCCCGGCGTTCCGTCGGCGTAGTTGGCGAAGTACGCGAACGGCTGGTGGTGGAATTGGAAGTTCGGGTCCGGATTGCCGGCCAGCGCGTCGTTCCAGCCGCCGGCGTACCACTTCCAGCTCACGTGCGCGTCGTTCATGCGGTCGCCGATCGTCGGCAACGTCTGGTTCGGGACCAGATTCGCGGCCGGCACGGTCTTGGGATGCGGGCTGTTGACCGTGAACGCGGTGTTGACGGCGAAGCCGTCGGGGGTGACGAAACCGTCGTGCACGATCTTCCCGCTGGCGTCGAGGGCGAGCTGCTTCCCGCTCCCGTCGACGGTCGCCACCACGGCGGCGGGCGCGTTCGGGAAGACCGGCGTGCACGCGCAGATCAGCCAGAAATGATTGAGAAACGAGCCGCCGAACGCGCTGTGGAAACCGTTGTCGGCGAGCGTATACCGCGCGGCGAGGCGACCCTCCGGCATCGCGGAGACGTCGAACGTGCTGAACACCAGTCCCGGGTTGTCGCTCCAGGTCATGAACTTGTCCATCTTGCCGCCGTCGATCTGCGACTGCTCTTGATAGAAGCGGTGAACGAGGTCGCCGGTGAGCTGCGCGGGCGAGACGTACTTGCTCGCATCGTACGGCCCGACCGGCATTCCGGCGACGGCGGCGAAGTTCGGATCGGGCACGCTGCCGATAAGCGGCTGCGGGAGGGTCGCGATCGGCGCGCCGGTGACTTTGTCGATCTGCGGGATCGCCGCAGCACCGTCGCTCAGTCCGTTGGCGCCCGCAAATTTCCCGTAGAGCCCGTCGAACGGCCAGTTCTCCTGGTAGATCACGATCACGTGCTTGTACGGCCCCTGCGCCGGTGCGGCGCTTGCGCCGCCGCCCCAGCCGGCGGCGAGGACGACCGTGACGGCCGCGGCGACGAGGCGGCGGGTGTGTCCGGTGAAGCAGCGCACGTTCGTCGATTCCTCCGGCGCGCGATGCGCGCGCAACGTTAACGTTCGATTATCGGGCGGAGCCGTTCGCGCCTCGCGCGAAAGCGCGTGCGCTCCCATGCCGCGCACGCTCCGCATCGTTACCACGCTGGCCGCCGCGATCCTCGCGCTGCTTGCGCGGCCGTCGGGCGCTACGGACCCGCCGCGCACCGCGCTGCCCGACGTCTTTCCCGCGATTCCGCAGGTGCGCGCCGAAGACGGCGTCGCGCGCCTCACGCTGCACGTCGTGCTCGATCCGGTCTCCGGCTATCCGGCGTTCTCGTGGAACGCGCAGCTGGGCGTCGTGCCGACGATTCGCGTGCAGCCGGGTGACACGATCGCGATGACGGTCGTCAACGACATGCGGCCCTTTGCGGGCCGGCCGGACGACGTCAACGTGCACTTTCACGGGCTCACCGTCTCGCCGAAGGCGCCCGGTGACGACGCGCTGACGACGCTGGCGCATCCCGGCCAGACGCTACGGTACCGCGTAGTCATCCCGCGCGACCACGAGCCCGGACTGTACTGGTACCACCCGCACGCCCACGGCGAGACGTATTACGAGGTCACCAACGGGATGTCGGGCGCGATCGTCGTCGAAGGTCTGCAGCGGCACCTCCCGGCGCTGGCCGCGATGCGGGAGCGCGTGATCGTGCTGCGCGACGTGCCGACCGGTCCCGGCTTCGTCGACGACGACATGCCGATGAACGGCACGGCCGGGATCGCCCGGCGCGCGCGCATCGTGCGCTCCGCGACCGGCCCGCCGTGCCGCGCGGAGAACGGCCTCCAGCCGACGCTCAACCGGCAAGCCGACGCGCACATCGGCATCGCGCCCGGCGAGCGCCAGTTCTTTCGCGTCGTGAACGCCGCCGCCGCGCGCTACTACGACCTCTCGGTCGACGACGCCGTGCTGCAGCTGGTCGCGCTCGACGGCGTCCCGCTGGACGCGTATCCCGGGACGCCCCCGACCCGCACCGTGCAGCACGTGCTGATTCCGCCTGCCGGCCGGGCCGAGTTCGTCGTCACGGCGCCGAACCACCCCTCGGTTCTGCGTTCGTCCTGCGTCGACACGGGCCGGTTGGGCGACGCCAACCCGGCGGTAGTGCTGGCGCATCTCGTCGATCAGCCGGCGAGCACGCCGCCGGCGAACGCTGCGCTGCGCGTGGGAGCCGCGCTGCCGATTAACGTGCTTTCAAGCCCGCTTCCGCCGCCGGCCGCACGGCGCACGATCCGGTTCACCGAGGACGAGCGCGGTTTTTACATCGACGGCAAAGCGTTTGCCATGGACGGTCCGCCGGCCGTCGTCGCGCGCTCGGGAACCGTCGAGGAATGGACAGTCGAGAACGCGACCGACGAGTCGCACGACTTCCACGTCCACCAAGTGCACTTCGTCACCGAATCGGTGAACGGAAACGCCGTCGCCGAGCGAACGTGGGCGGACACGGTCGACGTTCCGGCGCAATCGCGGTCGCGCACCGGGCGAACGAACCCCGGACGCGTCCGGCTGCTGATCGACTTTCGCGATCCGGTCGTGCGGGGAACGTTCGTCTACCACTGCCACATCCTCGATCACGAGGACCGCGGCATGATGGCGAAGATCCGGGTGCTCTGAAACGGCGGTGGGGCGCCGCGCCTCCGGCAGCGAAGCGACCGCGATGCGCGCCGTCATCACCGCGGGGGGACTGGTCGACGGAGCGTTCGCGGCAGCGATCGGAACGCGGGTGAAAGCGCTCGCGCCGTTCGGCGCGCGAACGCTGCTCGACGTCGTCCTCGACGCGTGCGCTAGCGCTGGAATCGACGGCGTCGCGGTGATCGGCGATGCCGAGGTGCGCGCGCACCTCGGCACGCGCGAGAGCGTGCGCATTATCGACGCCGCGCTCGACGGGCGCGAGAACGTCTTGCGCGCGCTCGACGCGTGGCCCGGCGAACGGTTCGTCTACCTGACCTCGGACATGCCATTCGCCAGCGCCGCGGGACTGCGCGATGTCATCGAGCGCAGCGGCGAGCTGGCGCTGTCGATGGCGCTCGCCGACGTCGATGAGTACGCAGCGCGCTTCCCCGGCGCGCCGGAGCACAGCGTCGCACTGAGCGGCGAGCGGGTCGCGAACGGCAACGCGTTCGTGATCGCCCCGGAAGCGGTGCGGCCGGCCCACGCCTTCGCGACGAAATTGTTCGAGGCGCGCAAGAGCTTGCCGCGCCTCGCGCTGCTGCTCGGGCCGTCGCTGTGCCTGCGCTACGTGCTGAAACGGCTCACGATCGCGGACTTGGAGGCGTACGGAACGCGCCGGCTCCGCGTGCGCGTCGGCGCGCTGCGCGGCTGCGATCCCGGTCTGTGCTACGATGTTGACACGCTAGCAGACTACACCTACGCCTGCGCGCACGCGGAGGGAACCGCCTGAACGCCGCGCCGTTCGCCGACCCGCGCCGGCTCGGCGCGTTCTGGTTCGGGATCCAGGTTGTCTGGACGTCCGTTCTCGGCGTCGTGCTGCAGGACCGCGTCTCCGCGCTCGCGCCGCATGCCGTCAACGCGTACGCGGCGATCGCCGCCGTCGGCGCGCTCGTCGCGTGCGTCGTGCAGATCGCCGCTGGCTTCGCCTCCGACCGCCATCGGATTCGCGCGGGGAATCGGCGCCTGTTCTACGGGGCCGGGATCGCGCTCGCGATCCCGGCGATCGTCGTCTTGCCTGTCGCGCCGGCGCTTCCCGCACTGTGGATTGCCGTCATCGCGCTGCAGCTCGGGATGAACGTCGCAGGCGGGCCGTACCAAGGGATCGTCGGCGACTACGTCGAGGCGGAGCGGGTCGGGCGCGCCTCGTCGTGGATGAGCGTGCACCAGTTCTCCGGCAGCGTCGTCGGCCTGCTGCTGACGACGGTGCTGCACGGGCCGCTGCTCGGGATCGCGCTGGCGGCGTGTCTCGTCGCCGGGTGGGCGATCACCGATCGCCACGCCGCGAGCTTGCCGCCGATCGCGAACGTTCCGGCCCGGCTCCGCGTCGATGCGAACATGCGCACGGTGATCTTCTCGCGCGCGCTCATCCATGTCGGATTTTACACGCTGTTCGGGTTCTTGTTCTTCTTCGTGCGCGAGTCGCTGCACGTCGGCCTCGCCGATGCGCGGACCACGACCGGAATCCTGTTCCTCGCCTTCACCCTCGCCGGCGTGTTCGGCGCGGTCGCCGCCGGCCGCCCCGCCGACCGCTTCGACAAGCGCGTCGTGATCAGCGTCGCGTGCGCCGCGATCGCAGTCGCGGTAGGCGCGTTCGCCGCCGCGCCGACGTTCTCGATCGCGCTCGTCTGCGCGATCGGCTCGGGCTTCGCGTGGGGCGCGTTCTTCACCGCCGACTGGGCGATCGCGTACGCGGTGTTTCCGCGCGCCGCGCTCGCCTCGGCGATGGGCCTGTGGAACCTCGCGGTCGCGATCCCGCAAGTGGTCGCACCGGCGATCACCGCGCCGCTCGTCGACCGCTTCGATGCGGTCAGCGCCGGGCTCGGTCCACGCGTCGCCCTGGTCTGCGTCATCGTGGAGTTCGCGCTCGGCACCGCGTGGCTGTGGCGGCTGCGGCTGCGGCGAGAGCCCTCGCCGGCCGAATGATCCGG includes:
- the acpA gene encoding acid phosphatase produces the protein MGAHALSREARTAPPDNRTLTLRAHRAPEESTNVRCFTGHTRRLVAAAVTVVLAAGWGGGASAAPAQGPYKHVIVIYQENWPFDGLYGKFAGANGLSDGAAAIPQIDKVTGAPIATLPQPLIGSVPDPNFAAVAGMPVGPYDASKYVSPAQLTGDLVHRFYQEQSQIDGGKMDKFMTWSDNPGLVFSTFDVSAMPEGRLAARYTLADNGFHSAFGGSFLNHFWLICACTPVFPNAPAAVVATVDGSGKQLALDASGKIVHDGFVTPDGFAVNTAFTVNSPHPKTVPAANLVPNQTLPTIGDRMNDAHVSWKWYAGGWNDALAGNPDPNFQFHHQPFAYFANYADGTPGRAAHLRDESDFLADLNGGTLPDVSFVKPIGANNEHPGYATLVAGQQHVADLVAAIRASRYWNDAAIIISYDENGGRWDHVAPPVVDRWGPGTRVPFILISSRMRSGSVDHKQYETVSILAFVEKVYSLKPLGSRDAAADPFSGTFGQ
- a CDS encoding multicopper oxidase family protein, yielding MPRTLRIVTTLAAAILALLARPSGATDPPRTALPDVFPAIPQVRAEDGVARLTLHVVLDPVSGYPAFSWNAQLGVVPTIRVQPGDTIAMTVVNDMRPFAGRPDDVNVHFHGLTVSPKAPGDDALTTLAHPGQTLRYRVVIPRDHEPGLYWYHPHAHGETYYEVTNGMSGAIVVEGLQRHLPALAAMRERVIVLRDVPTGPGFVDDDMPMNGTAGIARRARIVRSATGPPCRAENGLQPTLNRQADAHIGIAPGERQFFRVVNAAAARYYDLSVDDAVLQLVALDGVPLDAYPGTPPTRTVQHVLIPPAGRAEFVVTAPNHPSVLRSSCVDTGRLGDANPAVVLAHLVDQPASTPPANAALRVGAALPINVLSSPLPPPAARRTIRFTEDERGFYIDGKAFAMDGPPAVVARSGTVEEWTVENATDESHDFHVHQVHFVTESVNGNAVAERTWADTVDVPAQSRSRTGRTNPGRVRLLIDFRDPVVRGTFVYHCHILDHEDRGMMAKIRVL
- a CDS encoding NTP transferase domain-containing protein; protein product: MRAVITAGGLVDGAFAAAIGTRVKALAPFGARTLLDVVLDACASAGIDGVAVIGDAEVRAHLGTRESVRIIDAALDGRENVLRALDAWPGERFVYLTSDMPFASAAGLRDVIERSGELALSMALADVDEYAARFPGAPEHSVALSGERVANGNAFVIAPEAVRPAHAFATKLFEARKSLPRLALLLGPSLCLRYVLKRLTIADLEAYGTRRLRVRVGALRGCDPGLCYDVDTLADYTYACAHAEGTA
- a CDS encoding MFS transporter — its product is MLQDRVSALAPHAVNAYAAIAAVGALVACVVQIAAGFASDRHRIRAGNRRLFYGAGIALAIPAIVVLPVAPALPALWIAVIALQLGMNVAGGPYQGIVGDYVEAERVGRASSWMSVHQFSGSVVGLLLTTVLHGPLLGIALAACLVAGWAITDRHAASLPPIANVPARLRVDANMRTVIFSRALIHVGFYTLFGFLFFFVRESLHVGLADARTTTGILFLAFTLAGVFGAVAAGRPADRFDKRVVISVACAAIAVAVGAFAAAPTFSIALVCAIGSGFAWGAFFTADWAIAYAVFPRAALASAMGLWNLAVAIPQVVAPAITAPLVDRFDAVSAGLGPRVALVCVIVEFALGTAWLWRLRLRREPSPAE